The genomic region GGCACTGGTGATCGGCGCACGCTGGCGATAGCTCCATTCGGTCGATTGATCGTTGAGATTGATCGCATCGAGCCGTCCGATATTGCCGTCGCTGCCCTCGACCGGCACACGCGCGAAGGTGGCGCGCCCACCGCCCGTATAGGCCTGGCCCGGATCGAGCGGCTGCGGGGTGGTGTTGGAGCAGAACTCGGCCAGCGGCAGATAGAGCGTTTCGGTGCGCGGGCTGTATGCGGTCGCCGGCCAGCCGCGTCCGCCGGGATCAGCCGGGCAGTTGAACGTGGTCTCCCCGATGTGGGGGACCGACTCTTCGTTGATGGTCTTTTCGCCCGTCTCCGGATCGATCGATTCCACGACGTTCTGCGGCACGGTTTCCACGTGCCACAGCCAGCTTCCGTCATTGCGGTCCAACGCCTCGATGATGCCGAGCTTGCCGGTGGTCACCACCTGCTGGCGCATTTCCCCATCAACCGGCAGGTCGACAAGAATGCGCTCGTAGATGTAATCGAGGTCCCATGTATCGTTCGGCAGGTGCTGGAAGTACCATTTGAGTTCGCCGGTCTGCGGATCGAGTGCCAGCGTGGAATCTGAATAAAGGGCATCGTTGGTGATCCCCTCCTCCTCGCTGAGCGGCAGCAGCCCACTCATCTCGGCAATCCAGGGATAGGGCTGGCCCACACCGGAAAAAATCGTGTTCGATTCCGGATCATAGGTCGCCGCCAACCATACCGAGGCACCGTGGCGGCTTTCGATCGGCAGTCCGTTCCAGGTGTCGCCTTCCTCGCCCTCCTGGGCGATCGAGTTGAAACGCCAGAGCTCGTCGCCGGTCTCGGGATCGTGGCCGGTGATGAAGCACCCGCCCGGTTGCGCGTTGCCGCACCCGGTCATTCCCTGAACCACCACGCCGTCAGCGATCAGCGGTCCCGATGAATAGCGGAACCCGTCGCTCCATTCGGCGGCCGCCACATCCCAGACCACCTGCCCGGTCGCGAGGTCCAGCGCGATGATATGGGTGTCGGTGGTCGCGACGATCAGCTTGTCCTGATAGATCGCCATGTTGCGCTTGGTTGCGGTATTGCCCGTCCCCGCATCGATCACTTCCTGGGGCAGGTCCCGCACATATTCCCAGAGCAGGTCTCCCGTCGCGCCATCCAGCGCCTGGACCTTGTCGAGGTTGTTGTGGATGAACAGCACGCCATCATGAACGATCGGCGTGGTTTCGGTGGCCCCCGGGGTCAGCGACCAGCTCCAGGCGACCGTGAGATCGCCGACATTGTCGCGGTTGATCTCGTCGAGCGGACTATAACCCCATCCATTGTAGGTCCGGCGCCAATGCAGCCAATCCCCGTCGCTGGGATTGAGCAGCATTTCGTCCGTCACATCGGAAATGGACGACAGTGGACTGTCCTCCTGGGCAAGACCATACCCAGCCTGGATCAGGCCGATCATCAATGCTGATGAGGCCAAAAGCACAGTTTTCATAGCAATTTCTCCTCCAGAAACCGGCACCCTCCAGGACCGGGATTTCAATCTTGCACCCGAATTCTCTGGCCGGTCAATCCATGAAAGCACCGCAAAATGGACGGACATCGCGGGGACTTGCCGCGTCTTGTTTTATCGAGCAGGATGAAATTCGCGCGGCACGGGAAATTGAGGAAGCAGCGCTCGATGGGAGTAAAAACTATGAAATTACACGCCGTTTTCGGCATTGGCCTGTGTTTGGCAAGTTGGCTGCCGCTCTCGGCCCAGGCGCAGGACGAGCCGGCCCAGATCGCCAGCTTCACCGCAGAACAGGTCGCCGCCGGTGAACGCGAATACACCCGGAGTTGCCAGGACTGCCATGGCGCCAATCTGGACGACGGCGAATTCGGCGGACCTCCTCTGATCGGCGTCAATTTCCGGGACAAATGGTTCGATCTTCCCGCCTCCGGGCTCTACGGCTTCACGTCAGCGGCCATGCCCCCTGATCGGCCTGGCCGCTTGAGCGCGGAAACCTACGCCAATCTCGTGGCTTTCATCCTCAGCGAAAATGGGCTGGAAGCCGGCGATACACCCCTGCCGTCGGATATGGAGGCTCTCTCGGAACTCGCGCTGCGCTGAGATTGCCGCCGCCTGGAAGCTGCCATGCAATATTGGCAGGCCAACGCAGGTTGTGCTCACGTGAGATGCTTCCTATGGTTCCCCCGGACGCACGATCCGGGGGACACGATGAGAGCCATTCTCGCCGCCATAGCCGCGACTTCCCTTTTGTCGGCTTGCTCGACCGTCAATCACAGCACAGGATCGC from Pelagibacterium sp. 26DY04 harbors:
- a CDS encoding PQQ-binding-like beta-propeller repeat protein, giving the protein MKTVLLASSALMIGLIQAGYGLAQEDSPLSSISDVTDEMLLNPSDGDWLHWRRTYNGWGYSPLDEINRDNVGDLTVAWSWSLTPGATETTPIVHDGVLFIHNNLDKVQALDGATGDLLWEYVRDLPQEVIDAGTGNTATKRNMAIYQDKLIVATTDTHIIALDLATGQVVWDVAAAEWSDGFRYSSGPLIADGVVVQGMTGCGNAQPGGCFITGHDPETGDELWRFNSIAQEGEEGDTWNGLPIESRHGASVWLAATYDPESNTIFSGVGQPYPWIAEMSGLLPLSEEEGITNDALYSDSTLALDPQTGELKWYFQHLPNDTWDLDYIYERILVDLPVDGEMRQQVVTTGKLGIIEALDRNDGSWLWHVETVPQNVVESIDPETGEKTINEESVPHIGETTFNCPADPGGRGWPATAYSPRTETLYLPLAEFCSNTTPQPLDPGQAYTGGGRATFARVPVEGSDGNIGRLDAINLNDQSTEWSYRQRAPITSAVLPTAGGLVFAGDWNRWFYAFDDETGDVLWKIRTNNAVNAFPISYEADGKQYVAVAVGNGSSQARALATLTPELLNPTAGSVLWVFALPEE
- a CDS encoding cytochrome c; this translates as MKLHAVFGIGLCLASWLPLSAQAQDEPAQIASFTAEQVAAGEREYTRSCQDCHGANLDDGEFGGPPLIGVNFRDKWFDLPASGLYGFTSAAMPPDRPGRLSAETYANLVAFILSENGLEAGDTPLPSDMEALSELALR